The genome window TGCGCGGTGTGTCGCTGGGCATAAAGACGTAGACCTCCATGCCGGCCCGGGCCGGCATAGGCTGCCATCTCGCCCCCGGCGTTGCCGGCGGTGGGGATCGCCAGACGCCGCACGCCCAGTTTTTTGGCCATCGAGACTGCCGATGCCTGCCCGCCCGCTAGGGACGATTGCTTGCGGTGTCGCTCGATGTCGGAGGCGATTTTCCCTCTGGCCCCACCAAGTTACCCAAGGACCCGGTTGCGGAACAGTTCCGGACCACCGTCCAGCGAACGCCCCATTGATCGATTTGGCATTTCGACGTGCTCCCGGGATTTCCGGCGACAGGGGCATCAGACAAGACGTTGTTAATGCGATCAGGTAGGGTAGATGTGTTGCCCGTCTGGTCACCCCCCTGTTCTGAAAACTGCTTCGATCGGATGTCGCCCGGAATGATGTTGCTGGTCTCGCGATTCCGCTTTGTGCTTCCGCTCGTCGGAGGCCTGCTCGCCTGGTGCGGTTCGCTTCCGGCGGCCGAGCCGGCAGGGGGCGAACCGAACATCGGCCCGCTGGAGCGGACCTTCGAGCAGCGGGTGAAGCCTTTCCTCGACACCTACTGTCGGTCGTGCCACGGCTCCACGAAACCCCAGGGGGAGCTCGACCTGACTCCGCTCGGTTCGGCAGACTCGGTCGCCGAGGATCACAAGCGGTGGGAACTGGTGCTGGACCGGCTTCGCGCCGGGGACATGCCCCCGGAGGACGCCAAGAAACAGCCGCCCCAGGACCATCGCCGGGAGGTCATGGCCTGGATCGAGGCGGCCCGCGCGGACGTTGGGGAGAGGACGGCCGGCGATCCCGGCCCGGTCCCAGTCCGGAGGCTCAGCAATGCCGAGTACAACTACACGATCCGGGATCTGACCGGCGTTGATCTCGCTCCCACCAAAGACTTCCCTGTCGATCCTGCCAACGAGGCCGGGTTCGACAACTCGGCGGAGTCCCTCAGCACCTCGCCGGCGCTCGTCAAGAAGTATCTCGACGCCGCCCGCAAAGTGGCGGACCATCTGGCCCTGACGGCGGACGGGTTCGTCTTCTCGCCGCATCCGGTGATCGCCGAGACCGACCGGGACAAGTTTTCGGTGAACCGGATCGTCGCCTTCTACCGGCGGCAGCCGACCGACTTCGCCGACTATTTTCTCGCGGCGTGGAAGTACAAGACTCGGGTTCGCCGCGGCCAGCCGGAGGCGACGCTCGACGGTCTCGCGGCCGAGGCCCGCATTAGTGCGAAGTACCTGGCGACGGTCTGGGGTGTGTTGAGCGAGCCGGCGGAACCGGTCGGACCGATCGCCGCCCTGCAGGCCCTCTGGAACGGGATCCCCGACGATGCCGATCCCGCCGCCGCCAAGAGCGTGTGCGACCAGATGCGATCGTTCATCACGGACCTCCGGCCGAAGCTGGTCGAGAAGGTCGAGAACCTCAAGTCGCCGAAGATGCAGAACGGCTCGCAGCCCCTCGTGCTCTGGAAGAACGAGCGGATGGCGGCGAACCACACGCGGTACGCCCCGGGGAGCGCCCTGAAGCTGGAGAAGTCGAGTCTGCCGGAAGGCTCCGCCGCCGCGAAGGCGATGGAGGTCCCGAGCAGCGAGGAAGACGAGCCGAAGTACGAAGCCACCTTCGAGAGGTTCTGCGAAGTCTTCCCCGCCGCGTTCTACATCTCCGAACGCGGCCGCGTCTTTCAGAACGAAGAGAGCCGCGGACGGCTGCTGAGCGCCGGCTTCCACAACCAGCAGGGCTACTTCCGCGATGACGGGCCGCTCTGCCGGCTGCTCCTCGACGATGCACAGAACCGGGAGCTCGACCGGCTCTGGCACGAGTTCGACCTGATCGCCGACACGCAGCAGCGGCAGTACCGGGCCTTTATCTGGTATGAACGAGCGGAGTCGGGCTTCATCCGCGATGAAGTGTTCGACTCGTTCCGTTCCGAGGACAAGGACTCCGTGACCGAGAAGCGGATCCGCGACCTGGAGACGGTTTACCTTGCCAAGGCGGTCGAGGCCGGGGCGAAGGAGACCGCCCGGACCGCGATCACCGATTATTTCGACGCGATGAACCGGAAGATCCGCGGGATCGAGGCGGTTCGCATCGGGTCGGAGCCGAAACACGTCGCGGCTCTCGTGGCGTTCGCGGAAAAAGCCTACCGCCGCCCCCTCGCGGCGGCCGAACGGGAGAGCGTTGCGGCGTTCTACCGGACTCTCCGGGACAAGGAAGGCCTGCGGCACGAGGACGCGATCCGGGATGGTCTCGTCAGCCTCCTGATGTCTCCCAACTTCCTGTTCCGCCTCGGCTCGTCCGACTCTTCGCTCGAGAAGACCACGGCCGACAAGAGCGTCCCGCTCGACGACTTCGAACTCGCGAACCGACTGAGCTACTTCCTGTGGGCGAGCATGCCCGACGAAGAGCTTCTCGCGCCGGCCGCCGCGGGCGAGCTGCACCAGCCGGAGATCCTCGCGGCTCAGGTCGACCGGATGCTCAAGAGTCCCAAGGTCCGGGGTATGGCGGTCGAGTTCGCCGGGAACTGGCTCGACTTCCGCCGCTTCGAGGAGCACAACGCCGTCGATCGCGGCCGGTTCCCGACCTTCGACAACGATCTGCGGCAGGCGATGTTTGAAGAGCCGGTCCGGTTCTTCACCGACCTCGCGACCCAGGACGGCTCGATCCTCGACGCTCTCTACGGCGACCACACCTTCGTCAACAAGCCGCTCGCGAAGCACTACGGGATGCCGTTTCCTGATGGTGCCGCGGACGACAGCTGGGTCCGGGTTGATCACGCCGGAGAGTACGGCCGCGGGGGGCTGCTCCCGATGTCGGTGTTCCTGACGAAGAACGCTCCCGGCCTCCGGACGAGTCCGGTCAAGCGGGGCTACTGGGTCGCCAAACGGCTTCTCGGCGAACATATCCCGGCTCCGCCGCCGGACGTCCCCGAACTCCCTGCCGACGAATCGAAGGCGGAGCGGTCGCTCCGCGAAGCCCTCGCGCAGCATCGCGAGATCGCCAGTTGCGCGAGCTGCCACCAGCGGTTCGATTCGCTGGGGCTCGTGTTCGAAGGGTACGGCCCGGTCGGCGAACGGCGGTCGGTCGACCTCGGGGGCCGCCCGGTCGACGCCCACGCCCTGTTCCCCGACGGCGGCGATGGCAACGGCCTCGCCGGCCTCACGCAGTACATCCGCGACCGCCGACAGCAGGACTTCGTGGAGAACGTCAATCGCAAGCTCCTGACCTACGCCCTCGGCCGCTCGCTGCAGCTCTCCGATGAAAAGCTCCTCCGCGAGATGCGGGAGAACCTCCAGAAACACGACTTCCGCTTCTCCGCGATCGTGCAGACAATCGTGGCTAGCCCTCAGTTCCGCCACCGCCGCGCCCCGGCCGATCCCGCTCTCAGTTCCCAGTAGAGGTTGCCATGAACTCCTCCGCAGGCCAGAAGCCGGGCGTCTCCCGCCGTATGTTCCTCCACGGCGTCGGCGTCTCGATGGCGCTGCCGTGGCTCGAATCGGTCCCGGTCTGGGGGGACGCTCCCGCCGTAGCCGCCGTAGCCGCCGCAGCCGGCGGTGAAGTGGCGGCCGCATTCCCTCAACGCTTCGCTGCCCTGTTCATGGGGTGCGGAGTGAACCCCGACCGCTGGTGGGCCAAGGGAGCCGGCGAAGAGATGGAGTTGAGCGAGAGCCTTGAGCCGCTCGCGAAACTGAAATCGAAACTCAACGTGGTCAGCGGACTGTTCAACAAGTCCGCCACCGGGGTCGGGATCCATCCCGGACAGACCGGCAACATCCTCTCCGGCGTCGCGCTCCAGCGGGGGGCGTAGCTCCGGGGCGGCATCAGTATGGACCAGGTCCTCGCCGAGCATTTCCGGAACGAGACCGAACAGCCGAGCCTCGTCCTGGGGTGCGAGCAGCCGGTGACCGGCTACCACGAGACGAACTTCTCGATGGCCTACAGCTCGCACATCAGCTGGCAGAACGCGACCTCGCCGGTCCCGATGGAGGCCTACCCGTCACTGGCGTTTGACAGCCTGTTCGACAACCGAGGCAACCGCCGGAATGAGAGCGTCCTCGACCGGGTCCGCGAAGAGGCCGCCTCGCTCGACCGCCGGATCAGCACCGCCGACCGGGGTCGGCTCGACGAATACCTGACGAGTGTGCGTGAGGTCGAGAAGCGGGCTCAGGCCGCCCGGGCCCACAAGGCGACGGCGGACGAGCGGGCGTGGAACAGGAGCACCCCGGCTCCGACGATGAAGCGGCCTGACGACGGTCTGCCGGAAGACATCCGCGAGCACATGCGGCTGATGTGCGACATCATTGCCATTGGATTCCAGACCGACAAAACCCGGGTCGCCACGCTGCTGATGTGCCGTGACATTTCGGGGCTGTTCTACCCGTTCCTCGGCGTGCGGGACGCCCACCACGGGGCCTCGCACCATGACCGCTCCGACGGGTACCACAAGATCACGCACTACTACGTCGGCCAGTACGCCTACCTGGCGGAGCGGCTCGCCGGCATGGCCGAAGGGGACCGAACGGTCCTCGACAACTCCTGCCTCCTGTTCACGAGCAGCATGTGGTCGGGGAGCGCCCACGACTCGAGCAAGGTTCCGCTGCTGCTGGCTGGGGCTCTCGGTGGAACTCTCGAGACCGGCCGGGTCCTCGACTACGTCGGCAAGGACGACGCCGACCGGAAGCTCTGCAGCCTGTACCTTGGGATCCTAGACCGGATGGGAGTGAATCAAGAGATGTTCGGCGACGCCGACACACGCCTCGCGGGGCTATAACTGTCCGGGCCGGTCGCCGGTTTGGATGCCCCGAAGCATGGGGCTCTCGAACGTCGCAGTATTGACGCACATCTAGGCGCTCGTCTCTGTCTCTCTGCCGTAACAAATGGGGAGCATCTCGATTCAGCGTCGAGGATCGAGGCTGAAAAAGCGAGCCGGGAATTTACTCGGCCGATTGTTCCCGGTTGACTCGAACCCTCGTACACGCCGGTAACAAACGAACGAGTGAACTGCCGCAACAGCTGATCTGTAGACGGGTTGCGACGGCATCACAGGCAACTCGGCACTGCCGAGCAGAATTGGGCCCCCTGGAGGCCTGCCACGTTCAAAGCTTGTCATCGGCCCGATGATTCCCTCCTCCGTTCGGGCTCGCGGGCGTCACAACGATCTCACCCAGCTAAATCCCCGTCAGAAATGCGTCACTATCTCTAGAGGACCCGCCTAGCACTTCGCGACCGGCAATCCTCAGTCTTCAGAGGAGCGATGCATGAATGAGGTGCACGGAGCAGAGAGCCGGCTGACTCCCGCCCAGATTCGGATTGCCGAGGTCATCGCCTTGGCGATTGCGGCGCGGTGGCGAACAATTCAGGGCGAGGGCGAACCTGATCGATCTCCGCCTGACGGGCAACCGGCTTCACCAGTTCCCCGAAGTGAAGGGACCGAGTCCGGCGATTCCCGAAGCGTTCAGCGGTGATGGCGAACGACGTCGCCAGTGTTGGAAGTCAGGTGCACCGGCGGAGCCGGGCCGGGAGAAGGAGGGAGTGTCTCAGTGATCGTATTTGAACTTGAGAAGCTGGCCGAACGTCCATGTCTGGCGAAGACGTGGTACTACGTGCTGCCTCCCCGACTGCTGAGCCTGCTTGAGGCCGAAGGGGTGACGAAGCGATTCGGTGCGTCGCTCTGGGCCGAAGAAGTCGAGCTTGGCAAGCTGGCCGAGCAACTCGGAGCCGTTGGCTTTCGAAATGGAAGCCTGGTCTTCGACCGGGTTCTGGTGCCGCCGCCGAAGCTCCAGGATCAGGGACTCGCTCGTCGGATGATGGAGGAGTGGAGGCTCCACGATGCCGAAAGAGCCACGCTATTGAAAGAGGCCCAAAGCCGGCTCGACTTCGAACGTGAGACCGCGAGGGGCTACTGCGGTTGGCTCTTTACCAACCCGGCATTTCGCTCCGAGTTCCAGGCTCTACAGACGGCGATGCCGCAGCTTCTCCGGCCCGAAGGAGAGATCCTGCTTCCTGCCGGCCCGACGAACTCGGAAACCGAACTGCGAGGGATTCGACGCGAAACGATGGATCTCAGTCTCCTGGAGGACTTTTGCCTGCGCTGGAGACTGAATCACGTCGTCGGCCCGAGGAGCGTCATGCCGCTGGGGCGTCAGGAGGTCTCGCCGCTTCCCTCCCTGGATGCCGCCCGTGCACAAGAGGTCGGCCGGATCGCGTTTACGCCGGATATCGCCCGGCTCCCGCCGCGTGATGAGCTTCGAGAACGTGAGGAGGCAGCCATTCGGTTCACCGCTCGGTCGGCCGAACATCTCCGCGAGTGGATCAACCTCGTCGAGTCAAACACTCTGGGTAAGAAGTCGATCGCACGGTGGGCTCGGATCTACGGTCTCCAGCACTACTGGGGTGTCCTCTACGAGCGGCATGGAACATCACTCAATCGAACAGGATCGAAGGTTCGTGACGCATTCGCCCAGTGGCTGGAGATCGACCGGTCGACGCTCGAAGGGGATCTCAGCCAGATTCGGCGTCGGCTGGGGGGAGCTTTTGAGTCCCCGCGCGGGCGATCCCTGGATTGGAACGCCGGGGGATGAGGGAGCCATCCCACTCTTCCGCTTGATTTCGATCAACGTGGCCATCGCCGCGCGGCTTCTCCGGCATTCTGCTTTCTGAAAGAGCCCGGGCAACTCCCGGCGATTGGCAGCGGCGCGCTTTTCCAACTGTCGAGCCCCCTGTCCGACAGGCTTAATGACATGCGGCAGGTCTGGCCGGCTTTGGCGGGCGCTTCTCGCGAGAGCGCGTCATGAGCTGACGTCTCACCGATGTCCTGCCAGAACGGCCCGTGACAAGGGCGGATGTCGGTCCGACATCCCCTGCTGTTTTCTAGGCGTCGCCACGGAAGTCTTTGGTGGGGCGGCGACAGTCGCCGACCCACCTTCTCCCCCGGGGACGATGTCCCACCAATCAGAAGCAGAAAACATGAATCATTCGCTGAAAGACAACACCCTGAGGAAGCTCGATGAGCTCCTCAGATCGAATCCGGCGCGCCGCAGGAAGCGCAGGCAGGAGCATGAGAAAGCCTCGTACGCCCGGTACTCGAGCAGGCGTCTGCAGAATGAGGCGAGCATCGAGGACCAGAACCGCGAGACGTGCGGTCTCGCCGGAGTGGCGATCAAGCCCGAGCTGCAGTTCGCCGACAAGGGCATCTCCGGAGCGGAGCACAACCGCGAGGGGCTGTACCAGATGCTCGAAGCTGCGGCCGATGGAGAGTTCAGCGAGTTGTACGTCTTCTCTCTGAGCCGGCTCGCTCGCGAGTACGTCTTCACGATGTCGCTGCTCAAGTGGTTGGTTTACGAGTGCGGTGTTCGGGTCCGTTCCAAGGTTGAGGGGATCGACACGGATGTCTCCAACTGGGAACTGCAGTCGGCGATCCAGGCCATGTTTGCAGAGCAAACCCGAAAGGAGATCCAGGAGAACGTCCGGCGCGGATTGCTGGGTAATTTGGCGTCCTTCTACAGCCTCGGAGACTATTGCTTCGGATTCGAATCGCATCCGGATCCGAACGGTGCGTCTCGGAAGGCTGGGGGCATTGAAGTGCCCAAACGTCGGTATGCCATTCACCCCGAAAATGCCAACTGGGTGAAGCGGATCTTCGACTGGTTTGTCCGCGAGAACCGTGATATCCAGTGGATCGTCCGTGAGTTGAATGAGCTTCAGGTTCCCCGCGACCACCGGGCCACCAACACGCATTGGGATCACTCGTCGGTCCGTCGGCTCCTCGAGTCGACGAAGTACATTGGACTCTGGACCTGGGGCCGCCGGAAGAACTGTCGGAGTCCCCTCACCGGAATCAAGTTTCGGCAGTTGCGCACGGACGAAGAGATCCTGAAGTGGAACCGTCAGTTCCCGGAGCTGCGGATCATCGACGATGAAACCTTCCACTTGGCCCATTTGAAGCTGAAGGCCAATGCCAACCGGGTCGCCGCATACCGCCGCCCTGATGGCAAGCTGGGTGGCGCTGCCGGCCCGAACGGAGTGCCGCGGCATCTGCTGCAGGGCCTCTTGCACTGTTCGGCCTGCGGGTCGCCCATGCACGTCACCGGTCCCAAGGCGAGGTACCTCCGTTGCCGCGGATACCGCGATGGGCTCTGTGACCAGCGGAGTCAGCTCCCGCGCGATCTGGCAGAACAGAAGATTCTGCAGCTCGTGAGTGATCGGATTCTGCGTGACGACGAGTGGACCAACCTCATTGTCACTAGGACCATCGAGCATTGGCGCACCGAGTGGAAAGGCCTGCCGAACGACATCGACACCCTGCGCAGGCGTCTGCGTGAGTGCGAGAGCGGCATTGAGAACCTGCTGAATAAGATCGAGCGGAGTAAGGTTGCCATTCCGTCGGTCGACAAGCGGCTTGAGGAACGTCTGCAGGAGAAGCAGCAGCTCGAAGACGATCTGGCCAATGCATCGGATCGCCTGACGAAGGCCCCGGATGAGCGGGGGCGAGAGGACATCGTAAGGGAGCTTGGCAAGCTTGATTCCGTCATCCGGTCTCAGACTCCGGCGGCTGCAGTCGCCTTGGCGGACTTGCTGGGTGGACCGATCCTCGTCTCCACCATCCCGGCGCCGCGTCGTATGCGGAAGGCGTTTCAGCTGGCGATTCCTTTGACCGTGGACCACGTGCTCTTCGCGACGGGACTTCTCCGCTCCGAAGTGCCGCGACCGACAGATAAAGAGGCCCTGCCCCTGAAGATTGATGTCGAGAGACCTTCGCTGAGAAGGACTCAAGCTCAAGTTGCCTGGAGGCTCCTCCATGAGGGAAAGGCCGCTAAGGACATCGCCCTCGAACTGGGGGTGTCGCGGAGTCGCGTGACCGTCATCCTCCAGGAGCTGGCCGCAACAAATCGGCTAGGCTTGAGCGTGAAGCAGTTGCACGCGCTGGCGAGGTCGAGGCGCGCCGCACCTCCAAAGCTGGCTGACCGTCTCGAACCGCGCGTCATGGAGCTCTTTCGCGAGGGCCACCTGATCGAGGAGATTGCCACGGAACTCGGATGCAGCGATGCCACTGTCCATAAGGCCATCGCCAACTGGCATCGGACCCGCGGTCTGGCAGTTCCGGACGGGAGGACTCGGCGGAAGCAGCTCACCAAAAAGGTTCGGCGGCTTCCCACGGACGGGGCAGCGGAGAATACGTAGTTCGCCGACGCCTCGCCTTCGACAACGCCGATCGAGGTAGATCGCGATCCACACAGTCCTTTCCGTCGAACCGAACTCCGCAGTGCCGTCAGAACTCAGTTCCGACGGCACTTCTTTTTGCGCTCGTGGCAGTTGGCTAAATCCCAATCGCTTTTGCGTCACTAACGGTGTTCACCCCGAATCGTCCCTCTTCTTGTTTGCGAATTTCACTTCCTTCCCAACATCGAAAGGCCCCACACGGAATGTCCCACATCGTCCACATCCAGACGGAGGTCCGCGATCCCATCGCGGTCTCCAACGCCTGCAACCGGCTCGCCCTCCCTCAGCCTGTCTCAGGGGAGCACCAGCTTTTCTCCAGCCGCGTCCGCGGCCTGGGAGTGCGGCTCCCTCGCTGGCAGTACCCCGTCGTCTGCCAGACTGAGTCCGGCCAGCTCCAGTACGACAACTATGAGGGCCGTTGGGGGGATCCCGCGGAGCTCGACCGCTTCCTGCAGGGCTACGCGGTCGAGAAGGCGAAGCTCGAAGCCCGTCGCCAGGGACACAGTGTCACCGAACAGGCCCTGGAGAACGGCTCGATCCGTCTCACCGTCCGGGTCGGAGGCTGAAGAACCCTATGAAGACCATCGAGATCACGGTCACTCCGAATGGCCAGACGCAGGTCGAGACGAAGGGGTTCGAAGGGAGCTCATGCCGCCAGGCGAGTGAGTTCCTCGAACGAGCCCTCGGTCGCACGACTGATGAGCGGCTCACGCCGGACTTCTACGCCACGCAATATCAGTCACACCACACTGAGACCAAGGCCTGACGGCTCCTGCCGCAGGTCTCTCGGCGCTCATCTTCAATCGTCCTTGGGC of Planctomyces sp. SH-PL14 contains these proteins:
- a CDS encoding DUF1592 domain-containing protein, which produces MMLLVSRFRFVLPLVGGLLAWCGSLPAAEPAGGEPNIGPLERTFEQRVKPFLDTYCRSCHGSTKPQGELDLTPLGSADSVAEDHKRWELVLDRLRAGDMPPEDAKKQPPQDHRREVMAWIEAARADVGERTAGDPGPVPVRRLSNAEYNYTIRDLTGVDLAPTKDFPVDPANEAGFDNSAESLSTSPALVKKYLDAARKVADHLALTADGFVFSPHPVIAETDRDKFSVNRIVAFYRRQPTDFADYFLAAWKYKTRVRRGQPEATLDGLAAEARISAKYLATVWGVLSEPAEPVGPIAALQALWNGIPDDADPAAAKSVCDQMRSFITDLRPKLVEKVENLKSPKMQNGSQPLVLWKNERMAANHTRYAPGSALKLEKSSLPEGSAAAKAMEVPSSEEDEPKYEATFERFCEVFPAAFYISERGRVFQNEESRGRLLSAGFHNQQGYFRDDGPLCRLLLDDAQNRELDRLWHEFDLIADTQQRQYRAFIWYERAESGFIRDEVFDSFRSEDKDSVTEKRIRDLETVYLAKAVEAGAKETARTAITDYFDAMNRKIRGIEAVRIGSEPKHVAALVAFAEKAYRRPLAAAERESVAAFYRTLRDKEGLRHEDAIRDGLVSLLMSPNFLFRLGSSDSSLEKTTADKSVPLDDFELANRLSYFLWASMPDEELLAPAAAGELHQPEILAAQVDRMLKSPKVRGMAVEFAGNWLDFRRFEEHNAVDRGRFPTFDNDLRQAMFEEPVRFFTDLATQDGSILDALYGDHTFVNKPLAKHYGMPFPDGAADDSWVRVDHAGEYGRGGLLPMSVFLTKNAPGLRTSPVKRGYWVAKRLLGEHIPAPPPDVPELPADESKAERSLREALAQHREIASCASCHQRFDSLGLVFEGYGPVGERRSVDLGGRPVDAHALFPDGGDGNGLAGLTQYIRDRRQQDFVENVNRKLLTYALGRSLQLSDEKLLREMRENLQKHDFRFSAIVQTIVASPQFRHRRAPADPALSSQ
- a CDS encoding recombinase family protein encodes the protein MNHSLKDNTLRKLDELLRSNPARRRKRRQEHEKASYARYSSRRLQNEASIEDQNRETCGLAGVAIKPELQFADKGISGAEHNREGLYQMLEAAADGEFSELYVFSLSRLAREYVFTMSLLKWLVYECGVRVRSKVEGIDTDVSNWELQSAIQAMFAEQTRKEIQENVRRGLLGNLASFYSLGDYCFGFESHPDPNGASRKAGGIEVPKRRYAIHPENANWVKRIFDWFVRENRDIQWIVRELNELQVPRDHRATNTHWDHSSVRRLLESTKYIGLWTWGRRKNCRSPLTGIKFRQLRTDEEILKWNRQFPELRIIDDETFHLAHLKLKANANRVAAYRRPDGKLGGAAGPNGVPRHLLQGLLHCSACGSPMHVTGPKARYLRCRGYRDGLCDQRSQLPRDLAEQKILQLVSDRILRDDEWTNLIVTRTIEHWRTEWKGLPNDIDTLRRRLRECESGIENLLNKIERSKVAIPSVDKRLEERLQEKQQLEDDLANASDRLTKAPDERGREDIVRELGKLDSVIRSQTPAAAVALADLLGGPILVSTIPAPRRMRKAFQLAIPLTVDHVLFATGLLRSEVPRPTDKEALPLKIDVERPSLRRTQAQVAWRLLHEGKAAKDIALELGVSRSRVTVILQELAATNRLGLSVKQLHALARSRRAAPPKLADRLEPRVMELFREGHLIEEIATELGCSDATVHKAIANWHRTRGLAVPDGRTRRKQLTKKVRRLPTDGAAENT
- a CDS encoding DUF2997 domain-containing protein — encoded protein: MKTIEITVTPNGQTQVETKGFEGSSCRQASEFLERALGRTTDERLTPDFYATQYQSHHTETKA
- a CDS encoding DUF1257 domain-containing protein — its product is MSHIVHIQTEVRDPIAVSNACNRLALPQPVSGEHQLFSSRVRGLGVRLPRWQYPVVCQTESGQLQYDNYEGRWGDPAELDRFLQGYAVEKAKLEARRQGHSVTEQALENGSIRLTVRVGG